A segment of the Candidatus Margulisiibacteriota bacterium genome:
TAGTGAGTTAAGCCCTGAGAAGTTATTAGCAAAAGCTAAACTAGTAGGGGTTCAAAAAGTTATAACTTTAGGGGTCGACTTAGTAGATAGTATTGCAGCCGCAGAATTGGCTGATTGCAACGACAATGTATTTTTTTGCGCTGGGGTTCACCCACATGAAGCAGATAAATTTAACAACCAAGACATTATTGAAATAAAAAGACTTTTAACGCATCCAAAGTGTGTTGGTATTGGTGAGGTTGGGCTAGACTTTTATTATGAATTTAGCAAAGTAGATACACAAAAAAAAGTATTTTTACAAATGATTGATTTGGCGAACCATGCCAAGCCTATTGTGTTACACACAAGAGGGGCAGAGAAAGAAGTTTTAGAAATAATAAAAGAAATACCCGGGAAGTACCATTGTCATTCGTATACAGGCGACATTTCTTTGTTGGGCGATTATTTGGACGCAGGAGCTTTTTTTTCTTTCAATGGCATGGTGAGCTTTAAAGGAGCGCAAAATGTAAGAGATATCGTAAAAGAGGTGCCACTGGATAGGATTATGGTTGAGTCGGACGGTCCTTATTTGGCTCCTGTTCCATATCGTGGCGGGATTAACTTGCCAG
Coding sequences within it:
- a CDS encoding TatD family hydrolase produces the protein MSLIDTHIHLTDSRYSELSPEKLLAKAKLVGVQKVITLGVDLVDSIAAAELADCNDNVFFCAGVHPHEADKFNNQDIIEIKRLLTHPKCVGIGEVGLDFYYEFSKVDTQKKVFLQMIDLANHAKPIVLHTRGAEKEVLEIIKEIPGKYHCHSYTGDISLLGDYLDAGAFFSFNGMVSFKGAQNVRDIVKEVPLDRIMVESDGPYLAPVPYRGGINLPEYLKTTAEVLAETLGLSYDEISNITTKNAERFFWDAV